A genomic window from Erythrobacter sp. BLCC-B19 includes:
- a CDS encoding YbjN domain-containing protein: MRWMVIFAAGAMALSGAAGEAQSKPIEVFTRDDFERALTAINAAFEARSEERNIDITFEGEILADGLLLACEDEAAEKNCYGTSILATFEDPPGANRTKVLEAINTYNYNENFGRAYIDPDGVISVRIYIISDGGITPQNYETQIALWTSSLDNFFGYLYPEEAEAAK; the protein is encoded by the coding sequence ATGCGTTGGATGGTAATTTTCGCTGCAGGCGCAATGGCGCTCAGCGGCGCTGCAGGCGAGGCGCAATCGAAGCCGATCGAGGTCTTCACCCGCGACGATTTCGAACGTGCGCTCACTGCCATCAATGCCGCCTTCGAAGCCCGCAGCGAAGAACGCAACATCGACATCACCTTCGAAGGCGAGATCCTGGCCGATGGCCTGCTGCTCGCCTGCGAGGACGAAGCAGCCGAGAAAAACTGCTATGGCACATCGATCCTGGCAACCTTCGAAGACCCGCCGGGCGCCAATCGCACCAAGGTGCTCGAAGCGATCAACACCTACAATTACAACGAGAATTTCGGACGCGCCTATATTGATCCCGATGGCGTGATTTCCGTGCGGATCTACATCATCTCGGACGGCGGCATCACGCCCCAGAACTACGAGACGCAGATTGCGCTGTGGACGTCTTCGCTCGACAACTTCTTCGGCTATCTCTACCCGGAAGAGGCAGAAGCCGCGAAGTGA
- a CDS encoding lytic transglycosylase domain-containing protein codes for MVGHNLRRLGKRHGAGLAAIVLAAVSFPGAAAAQSGDLVARWNGATPADRTVAPVLSAEDKALYRQLFAAIDAEQWPVVESLLAQRPDGVLTQAARAEYYTHAKSPKVSPEQIAAWFNAGTDLPQAEQLVRMGAKRGLAALPALPSEQGFARQPYAPKRILPRGVNDGTMPGSTATAILAAIKADNPAEAHRLLTEADPMLSAEARAEWRQRVAWSYYIENQDNAALELARTAAEGSGAWVAEGAWVEGLAAWRMGYCQLAGDAFARTASQAANVELAAAGHYWASRALVRCREPGQAQQHLSAAAQLDETLYGMLAADQLGVELPQHAPPQRLSSDDWAQLSTRSNAKVAAALIEIGRPALADEVLRHEARIGPSYQYAALSRLARELGLPSTQLFMAHNAPYGTSSDPSLRFPVAYWQPVGGWQVDPALAFAHALQESNFRAAAVSPANARGLMQIMPGTARDHSGRLSLGASYEDLNDPQVNLAYGQRHLEMLRDSPATGGALPKVMAAYNAGLTPVGRWNSEINDQNDPLLWMESIPYWETRGYVAIVMRNYWMYERAAGVTSPSRRALAQGRWPDFPQAATTRSARLEP; via the coding sequence ATGGTCGGCCACAATCTGAGGCGTTTGGGGAAGCGACACGGCGCAGGCCTTGCGGCGATCGTGCTGGCGGCGGTCAGCTTTCCGGGCGCGGCAGCGGCGCAATCGGGCGATCTGGTGGCACGCTGGAACGGCGCGACACCGGCTGACCGGACGGTCGCGCCTGTGCTGTCGGCCGAGGACAAGGCGCTCTATCGCCAGCTGTTTGCCGCGATCGATGCCGAACAGTGGCCGGTGGTCGAAAGCCTGCTCGCCCAGCGCCCCGATGGCGTGCTGACCCAGGCCGCGCGGGCGGAATATTACACCCACGCCAAAAGCCCCAAGGTCTCGCCCGAGCAGATCGCGGCATGGTTCAATGCTGGCACCGATCTGCCGCAGGCCGAACAGCTGGTGCGCATGGGGGCCAAGCGCGGGCTTGCTGCGCTCCCCGCCCTGCCGAGCGAGCAGGGCTTCGCGCGCCAGCCCTACGCCCCCAAGCGCATCCTGCCGCGCGGTGTGAACGACGGCACCATGCCGGGCAGCACCGCCACCGCAATCCTTGCCGCGATTAAGGCCGACAACCCCGCCGAAGCCCACCGCCTCCTCACCGAAGCCGATCCCATGCTCTCCGCCGAAGCGCGCGCCGAATGGCGCCAGCGCGTGGCCTGGAGCTATTACATCGAGAACCAGGATAACGCCGCGCTCGAACTCGCGCGCACCGCCGCCGAAGGCTCGGGCGCGTGGGTGGCCGAAGGCGCGTGGGTCGAGGGGCTCGCCGCATGGCGCATGGGCTATTGCCAGCTGGCGGGCGATGCCTTTGCCCGCACCGCATCGCAGGCCGCCAATGTCGAACTCGCCGCTGCCGGGCATTACTGGGCCAGCCGCGCGCTGGTGCGCTGCCGCGAGCCGGGTCAGGCGCAGCAGCACCTGAGCGCGGCCGCCCAGCTTGACGAGACGCTCTACGGGATGCTCGCGGCTGACCAGCTCGGTGTCGAACTGCCCCAGCACGCGCCGCCCCAGCGTTTGAGCAGCGACGACTGGGCGCAGCTTTCCACGCGCAGCAATGCCAAGGTCGCCGCCGCGCTGATCGAGATCGGCCGCCCGGCGCTGGCCGATGAAGTGCTGCGGCACGAGGCCCGGATCGGCCCGTCCTATCAATATGCCGCGCTTTCCCGGCTGGCGCGCGAGCTGGGCCTGCCCTCGACCCAGCTGTTCATGGCACACAACGCGCCTTACGGCACCAGCAGCGATCCCTCGCTTCGCTTCCCTGTCGCCTATTGGCAGCCGGTGGGCGGCTGGCAGGTCGATCCGGCGCTGGCCTTTGCCCACGCGCTGCAGGAATCGAACTTCCGCGCCGCCGCGGTCAGCCCCGCCAATGCGCGTGGCCTGATGCAGATCATGCCCGGCACCGCGCGCGACCATTCGGGCCGTCTCAGCCTTGGCGCTTCGTATGAGGATCTGAACGACCCGCAGGTCAACCTCGCCTATGGCCAGCGCCACCTCGAAATGCTGCGCGACAGCCCGGCGACCGGCGGCGCGCTGCCCAAGGTGATGGCGGCCTATAATGCCGGGCTCACCCCGGTCGGGCGCTGGAATTCCGAGATCAACGACCAGAACGATCCGCTTTTGTGGATGGAGTCCATCCCCTATTGGGAAACGCGCGGCTATGTCGCGATCGTGATGCGCAATTACTGGATGTATGAACGCGCCGCGGGGGTCACCTCGCCCAGCCGCCGCGCACTGGCGCAAGGACGCTGGCCCGATTTCCCGCAGGCTGCTACCACCCGCTCGGCCCGATTGGAGCCGTAA
- a CDS encoding DUF1330 domain-containing protein, whose product MTCETYIDPSPANFQAFKDLPRDQPINMLNLLLYRDLAAYPEGHEHADKGWSGRRAYQEYGLTSGPIFQRLGGVILWRGRFETVVTGPSGERWHDGFIAQYPNAGAFFAMIKDPDYQKAVVNRGAALIDSRLVRFAPGEAGDSFG is encoded by the coding sequence ATGACCTGCGAGACCTATATCGACCCGTCGCCGGCGAACTTTCAGGCCTTCAAGGATCTGCCGCGCGATCAGCCGATCAATATGCTCAACTTGCTGCTTTACCGCGACTTGGCCGCCTATCCGGAGGGCCACGAGCACGCGGACAAGGGCTGGAGCGGGCGGCGCGCCTATCAGGAATATGGCCTGACCAGCGGTCCGATCTTCCAGCGGCTGGGCGGGGTGATCCTGTGGCGCGGGCGGTTCGAGACGGTCGTGACCGGCCCCTCGGGGGAGCGCTGGCACGACGGCTTCATCGCGCAATATCCCAATGCGGGCGCCTTCTTCGCGATGATCAAGGATCCCGATTACCAGAAGGCTGTGGTCAACCGAGGCGCCGCGCTGATCGATAGCCGGCTGGTGCGGTTTGCACCGGGGGAGGCGGGCGACAGTTTCGGCTGA
- the moaB gene encoding molybdenum cofactor biosynthesis protein B: MAIDASRAFKPINIAVLTVSDTRTPETDTSGDILAGRVTGAGHNLAARMIVKDDAALLAAQFEAWIEDPAVDAVVSTGGTGLTGRDVTPEALAMIAGAREIPGFGELFRWLSFKSIGTSTVQSRAMAVVARGTYIFALPGSNGAVKDGWDGILAEQLDSRNRPCNFVELMPRLREI, translated from the coding sequence GTGGCGATTGACGCAAGCCGGGCCTTCAAGCCGATCAACATTGCCGTTCTGACCGTGTCCGATACGCGCACGCCGGAGACGGACACCTCGGGCGATATTCTGGCAGGCCGTGTGACAGGGGCCGGGCACAATCTCGCCGCGCGGATGATCGTCAAGGATGATGCCGCCTTGCTCGCCGCACAGTTCGAGGCGTGGATCGAGGATCCGGCGGTCGATGCCGTGGTCAGCACCGGCGGCACGGGCCTGACGGGCCGCGATGTCACACCCGAGGCCTTGGCGATGATCGCGGGCGCGCGCGAAATCCCCGGCTTTGGCGAGCTGTTCCGCTGGCTCAGCTTCAAGTCGATCGGCACCAGCACCGTCCAGAGCCGCGCCATGGCGGTGGTCGCGCGCGGCACCTATATCTTTGCGCTCCCCGGATCGAACGGGGCGGTCAAGGACGGGTGGGACGGCATCCTCGCCGAGCAATTGGACAGCCGCAACCGGCCCTGCAACTTTGTGGAACTCATGCCCCGGCTAAGAGAGATCTGA
- a CDS encoding PA0069 family radical SAM protein, which produces MFHVEHSPVKGRGAQSGQVPTRFGLAEREVDGDWRDYVASLDGPPVRLRTTVTEERPKSILTFNQSPDVPFDRSVNAYRGCEHGCVYCFARPTHAYHDLSPGLDFETKLFAKPEAADLLRKTLAKKGYSPKPIAFGTNTDPYQPIERDWRITRALLEVCLEARHPVTITTKSDRVLMDADLLEAMARENLVAVAISVTTLDPALSAKLEPRCAAPAKRLAALGKLVELGVPVHCSLSPVIPAITDEFMENIIARVAELGVKSVGWIPLRLPHEVAPLFREWLAVHYPERAGKVMGIVREMRGGRDNDPNFHSRMNPKGVWADLIRARFRLACRKAGIGREGDRPRFTLDASRFRPPQSGGQLQLL; this is translated from the coding sequence ATGTTCCACGTGGAACATTCGCCAGTCAAAGGGCGCGGTGCGCAATCGGGGCAAGTCCCCACCCGCTTTGGGTTGGCGGAGCGGGAGGTCGATGGCGATTGGCGCGACTATGTCGCAAGCCTTGACGGCCCCCCGGTCCGCTTGCGCACCACCGTGACCGAGGAACGGCCCAAGTCGATCCTCACCTTCAACCAATCGCCCGATGTCCCCTTCGACCGATCGGTCAACGCCTATCGCGGGTGCGAGCATGGCTGCGTCTATTGCTTTGCCCGGCCGACCCACGCCTACCATGATCTGTCGCCGGGGCTGGACTTCGAGACCAAGCTATTCGCCAAGCCCGAGGCGGCAGACTTGCTGCGCAAGACATTGGCGAAGAAGGGTTATTCGCCCAAGCCCATCGCGTTTGGCACCAACACCGATCCCTATCAGCCGATCGAGCGCGACTGGCGGATCACCCGCGCGCTGCTCGAAGTATGCCTCGAGGCGCGTCACCCCGTCACCATCACCACCAAGTCCGACCGGGTGCTGATGGACGCCGACCTGCTCGAAGCCATGGCGCGCGAGAACCTTGTGGCCGTGGCGATTTCGGTGACTACGCTTGATCCGGCGCTCTCCGCCAAGCTTGAACCGCGCTGCGCCGCGCCCGCCAAGCGGTTGGCAGCGCTGGGGAAATTGGTGGAGCTGGGGGTGCCGGTGCATTGCTCGCTCTCCCCCGTCATCCCGGCGATCACCGACGAATTCATGGAGAACATCATCGCCCGCGTGGCGGAATTGGGGGTGAAAAGCGTCGGCTGGATTCCCCTTCGCCTCCCCCACGAAGTCGCCCCGCTGTTTCGCGAATGGCTCGCGGTTCACTACCCCGAACGGGCGGGCAAGGTGATGGGGATCGTGCGCGAAATGCGGGGCGGGCGCGACAATGATCCTAATTTCCACAGCCGCATGAACCCCAAGGGCGTATGGGCCGATCTGATCCGCGCGCGCTTCCGGCTGGCCTGCCGCAAGGCCGGGATCGGCCGCGAGGGTGATCGCCCGCGCTTCACCCTCGATGCCAGCCGGTTCCGCCCGCCACAAAGCGGTGGTCAACTGCAACTTCTTTAA